One window from the genome of Desulfovibrio aminophilus encodes:
- a CDS encoding DUF2325 domain-containing protein yields MNRRNIWEHLDFQCPIVGTCLTTAELRRIAVRAGLEIADGATDFELHSLFVGLSKRPERPARAVQKHLDRKYRRVLRRFLQTPGEGIWDLWREHADRGDIAGPFWAVMSHPDVPEYHVRRIYGEVHMLSHVQGAANRADLKRLNELEARNAELTETLAERKGVLRKSVAVWKERNAALERDLARERSRREAVERDRLSLRELLEGKAVELLSREREDLRRQAEDLARRLEAAEARIAAQATLLERGGRELSEAHARLDGREQEVAALEASLAVALEEGPACGGACGHPERCPCPRLRGKRVLYVGGRSGLRGHYQMLAERLGCELLHHDGGLEQSPHRLQQQLAGADAVICPVDCVSHEACAAVKKMCKHCLKPVLFARSSGLSSLAASLTELDRVSQ; encoded by the coding sequence ATGAACCGTAGAAACATCTGGGAACATCTCGACTTCCAGTGTCCCATCGTGGGCACCTGTCTGACCACGGCCGAACTGCGCCGCATCGCCGTCCGCGCCGGTCTGGAGATCGCGGATGGGGCCACGGACTTCGAGCTGCATTCGCTTTTCGTGGGGCTCAGCAAGCGGCCCGAACGCCCGGCCCGGGCCGTGCAGAAGCACCTGGACCGCAAGTACCGGCGCGTTTTGCGCCGCTTCCTCCAGACCCCGGGGGAAGGGATCTGGGACCTCTGGCGCGAGCACGCCGACCGGGGCGACATCGCCGGGCCCTTCTGGGCCGTCATGTCCCATCCCGACGTGCCTGAGTACCATGTGCGGAGAATCTACGGCGAGGTGCACATGCTCTCGCACGTCCAGGGCGCGGCCAACCGGGCCGACCTGAAGCGGCTGAACGAGCTGGAGGCGCGCAACGCCGAACTGACCGAGACCCTGGCCGAGCGCAAGGGTGTGCTGCGCAAGTCCGTGGCCGTCTGGAAGGAGCGCAACGCGGCCCTGGAGCGCGATCTGGCCCGGGAGCGGTCCCGCCGCGAGGCCGTGGAGCGTGACCGGCTCTCCCTGCGCGAACTGCTGGAGGGCAAGGCCGTGGAGCTTCTCAGCCGCGAGCGCGAGGACCTGCGGCGTCAGGCCGAGGACTTGGCCCGGAGGCTGGAGGCGGCCGAGGCGCGGATCGCGGCCCAGGCGACCCTGCTGGAGCGCGGCGGCCGCGAATTGTCCGAGGCGCACGCGCGGCTCGACGGCCGCGAGCAGGAGGTGGCGGCCCTGGAGGCCTCCTTGGCGGTGGCCCTGGAGGAGGGGCCGGCCTGCGGGGGGGCCTGCGGCCACCCGGAGCGCTGCCCCTGTCCCCGGCTGCGCGGCAAGCGCGTGCTCTACGTGGGCGGCCGCAGCGGGCTGCGTGGGCACTACCAGATGCTGGCCGAGCGCCTGGGCTGCGAACTCCTGCATCATGACGGCGGGCTGGAGCAGTCGCCGCACCGGCTTCAGCAGCAGCTGGCCGGGGCCGACGCCGTGATCTGCCCGGTGGACTGCGTGAGCCACGAGGCCTGCGCCGCGGTCAAGAAGATGTGCAAGCACTGCCTCAAACCCGTTCTTTTCGCCCGCTCCTCGGGACTGTCGAGCCTGGCGGCCTCGCTTACCGAGCTGGACCGGGTGAGCCAGTAG
- a CDS encoding FmdE family protein, with amino-acid sequence MNIGPYTFQEFKQRAADFHGYPAPGLLIGGYMVALAKSRIPEGALFEALVESQKCLPDAVQMLTLCSTGNGWMKVVNLGRYAVTLYDKFTGEGVRVALDPAKVGMWPEIKGWYLKLKPKKEQDTDRLFDEIERAGPSICTVEEVLVPERARRKAHMGDIAVCPICGEAYPARDGGACRGCQGEAPYLRRGESESAPSEGPRLRAVPVDQALGRKALHDMTRIVPGRAKDPLVQAGQALEAGDLCELQRMGRFEVYLESEAPEDGHWVHENEAALAFAKAVTGPGVLHDPEPREGKINFTAARSGLLVLDRERLLAFNMVQGVMCATRQGDILVEEGKRLAACRAIPLYLARDRFEQALSALDGGPLLSVLPLRRARVGVLVTGTEVFQGLIEDRFAPIVKSKVEALGSEVVSVDIVPDDRARIADSVRQMLAAGADLVITTAGLSVDPGDVTRHGLIDAGLTDFLYGAPILPGAMTLVGRIGQAQVLGVPACALFYKTTSLDLILPRLLAGQALTRRDLALMAEGGFCLGCKSCTFPKCPFGK; translated from the coding sequence ATGAACATCGGGCCTTACACGTTCCAGGAATTCAAGCAGAGAGCCGCCGACTTCCACGGCTATCCGGCCCCGGGCCTGCTCATCGGCGGCTACATGGTGGCCCTGGCCAAGTCCCGCATCCCCGAGGGCGCCCTCTTCGAGGCCCTGGTGGAGTCCCAGAAATGCCTGCCCGACGCGGTGCAGATGCTGACCCTCTGCAGCACGGGCAACGGCTGGATGAAGGTCGTCAATCTCGGCCGCTACGCCGTGACCCTCTACGACAAGTTCACCGGCGAGGGAGTGCGCGTGGCCCTGGACCCGGCCAAGGTCGGGATGTGGCCGGAGATCAAGGGCTGGTACCTCAAGCTCAAGCCCAAGAAGGAACAGGACACCGACCGCCTCTTCGACGAGATCGAGCGCGCCGGGCCGAGCATCTGCACCGTCGAGGAGGTGCTCGTGCCGGAACGCGCCCGGCGCAAGGCCCACATGGGCGACATCGCGGTCTGCCCCATCTGCGGCGAGGCCTATCCCGCCCGCGACGGCGGAGCCTGCCGCGGCTGCCAGGGCGAGGCCCCCTACCTGCGGCGGGGCGAGTCCGAGAGCGCCCCCTCGGAGGGCCCCCGGCTGCGCGCCGTGCCCGTGGACCAGGCCCTGGGCCGCAAGGCCCTGCATGACATGACCCGCATCGTGCCCGGCCGGGCCAAGGACCCGCTGGTCCAGGCCGGACAGGCCCTGGAGGCCGGGGACCTCTGCGAGCTCCAGCGCATGGGCCGCTTCGAGGTCTACCTGGAATCCGAAGCGCCCGAGGATGGACACTGGGTGCATGAAAACGAGGCCGCCCTGGCCTTCGCCAAGGCCGTCACCGGCCCCGGCGTGCTGCACGACCCAGAGCCCCGCGAGGGCAAGATCAACTTCACGGCCGCCCGCTCCGGCCTGCTGGTCCTGGACCGCGAGCGCCTGCTGGCCTTCAACATGGTCCAGGGCGTCATGTGCGCCACGCGCCAGGGCGACATCCTGGTGGAAGAGGGAAAGCGTCTGGCCGCCTGCCGGGCCATTCCGTTGTACCTGGCCCGCGACCGCTTCGAGCAGGCCCTGTCGGCCCTGGACGGCGGCCCGCTCCTCTCGGTCCTGCCCCTGCGCCGCGCTCGGGTGGGCGTGCTCGTCACGGGCACGGAGGTCTTCCAGGGGCTCATCGAGGACAGGTTCGCGCCGATCGTCAAGAGCAAGGTGGAAGCCCTGGGCTCGGAGGTGGTCAGCGTGGACATCGTGCCCGACGACCGGGCGCGCATCGCGGACAGCGTGCGCCAGATGCTCGCCGCCGGGGCCGACCTGGTGATCACCACGGCCGGACTCTCCGTGGACCCGGGCGACGTGACCCGCCACGGGCTCATCGACGCCGGGCTCACGGACTTCCTCTACGGCGCGCCCATCCTGCCCGGGGCCATGACCCTGGTGGGCCGCATCGGCCAGGCCCAGGTCCTGGGCGTCCCGGCCTGCGCCCTGTTCTACAAGACCACCAGCCTGGACCTCATCCTGCCCCGCCTGCTGGCCGGGCAGGCCCTGACCCGCCGCGACCTGGCGCTCATGGCCGAGGGCGGCTTCTGCCTGGGCTGCAAGTCCTGCACCTTCCCCAAGTGTCCGTTCGGCAAGTAG
- a CDS encoding molybdopterin-dependent oxidoreductase produces the protein MTKTTVNSVCGMCSVRCPIQAEVEDGRPVRLQGAQSLKGALCARGAAGIALYEDPERPQYPMIREGARGEGRWRRVSWDEALDHVAERLNEIRAKHGDRSVLLSDRGGPFRDVYRAFLRAIGTPNYCNHDSACARNVMNAALSVFGFGRKDVVYDYKNCKHLVLQTRNIFEAINVAEANNALDGMGAGCKLSVIDVRANVPAGKADNFYLIRPGTDYALNLAVIHVLLAENLYDKTFAEMWISGLDELKAFTAEHTPEWAEAETGIPAERIRDLARQLAAAAPAVIWHPGWMAARYSDSFYVCRTAYIINALLGAVGAKGGLPLTAKPDDFGKKGLKSLMDLFPKPAEKRADGVGWMPGRTHYDAGPGLVHLAYQAIVTGEPYPIRAYIAQRHDPLMAFPDTADVKKILDKLELLVAVTFSWSDTAWYADVVLPISTYLEREDTIATKNGLKPSFFVRKRACEPLYDTKSVWEIYCGLAKRMGIEQLAFDTIEDIWNFQLQDTGLTIADFEKNGSVSLASEPLYRSLDQLKFKTESGKIEIVSSRLAKSGIPWLAPYASPERPPKGRFRITFGRCGVHTQGHTVNNPLLFEQMPENLLWIHGDAARELGIADGEYVNVSSNGHTGRIKAFVTDFIHPEAVFMVHGFGHTLPVESRARGRGVADNELMPKGIEKWDKGGGGIAMQEHFVAVSK, from the coding sequence ATGACCAAGACCACGGTGAACAGCGTCTGCGGCATGTGCTCGGTGCGCTGCCCGATCCAGGCCGAGGTGGAGGACGGCCGCCCGGTCCGCCTGCAGGGCGCCCAGTCGCTCAAGGGCGCGCTCTGCGCGCGCGGCGCGGCCGGCATCGCCCTCTACGAGGACCCCGAGCGGCCCCAGTATCCCATGATCCGCGAGGGCGCGCGCGGCGAGGGCCGCTGGCGGCGCGTGAGCTGGGACGAGGCGCTGGACCACGTGGCCGAGCGGCTCAATGAAATCCGGGCCAAGCACGGCGACCGCTCCGTGCTCCTCTCCGACCGGGGCGGCCCGTTCCGCGACGTGTACCGCGCCTTCCTGCGGGCCATCGGCACGCCCAACTACTGCAACCACGACTCGGCCTGCGCCCGCAACGTCATGAACGCCGCCCTTTCGGTGTTCGGCTTCGGCCGCAAGGACGTGGTCTACGACTACAAGAACTGCAAGCACCTCGTGCTCCAGACCCGGAACATCTTCGAGGCCATCAACGTGGCCGAGGCGAACAACGCCCTGGACGGCATGGGCGCGGGCTGCAAGCTCTCGGTCATCGACGTGCGGGCCAACGTCCCGGCGGGCAAGGCCGACAACTTCTACCTCATCCGCCCGGGCACGGACTACGCCCTGAACCTGGCCGTGATCCACGTGCTCCTGGCCGAGAACCTCTACGACAAGACATTCGCCGAGATGTGGATCAGCGGCCTGGACGAGCTGAAGGCCTTCACCGCCGAGCACACCCCGGAATGGGCCGAGGCCGAAACCGGCATCCCGGCCGAGCGCATCCGCGACCTGGCCCGCCAGCTGGCCGCCGCCGCGCCCGCCGTGATCTGGCACCCGGGCTGGATGGCCGCCCGCTACTCCGACTCCTTCTACGTCTGCCGCACGGCCTACATCATCAACGCCCTGCTCGGCGCGGTGGGGGCCAAGGGCGGCCTGCCGCTCACGGCCAAGCCCGACGACTTCGGGAAAAAGGGTCTCAAGAGCCTCATGGACCTCTTTCCCAAGCCCGCCGAAAAGCGCGCCGACGGCGTGGGCTGGATGCCCGGCCGCACGCACTACGACGCCGGGCCGGGGCTCGTGCACCTGGCCTACCAGGCCATCGTCACGGGCGAGCCCTACCCGATCCGGGCCTACATCGCCCAGCGCCACGACCCGCTCATGGCCTTCCCCGACACGGCGGACGTGAAGAAGATCCTGGACAAGCTGGAACTGCTCGTGGCCGTGACCTTCTCCTGGTCCGACACGGCCTGGTACGCGGACGTGGTTCTGCCCATCTCCACCTACCTGGAGCGCGAGGACACCATCGCCACGAAGAACGGCCTCAAGCCCTCGTTCTTCGTGCGCAAGCGCGCCTGCGAACCGCTCTACGACACCAAGTCGGTGTGGGAGATCTACTGCGGCCTGGCCAAACGCATGGGCATCGAGCAACTGGCCTTCGACACGATCGAGGACATCTGGAACTTCCAGTTGCAGGACACCGGCCTGACCATCGCCGACTTCGAAAAGAACGGCTCCGTGTCCCTGGCCTCCGAGCCCCTCTACCGCTCGCTGGACCAGCTCAAGTTCAAGACCGAGTCCGGCAAGATCGAGATCGTCTCCTCCCGGCTGGCCAAGTCCGGCATCCCCTGGCTCGCGCCCTACGCCTCGCCGGAGCGCCCGCCCAAGGGCCGCTTCCGCATCACCTTCGGCCGCTGCGGCGTGCACACCCAGGGCCACACCGTGAACAACCCCCTGCTCTTCGAGCAGATGCCCGAGAACCTGCTCTGGATCCACGGCGACGCGGCCCGCGAGCTGGGCATCGCCGACGGCGAGTACGTGAACGTTAGCTCCAACGGCCACACCGGCCGGATCAAGGCCTTCGTCACGGACTTCATCCATCCCGAGGCGGTCTTCATGGTCCACGGCTTCGGCCACACCCTGCCGGTGGAGAGCCGCGCCCGGGGCAGGGGCGTGGCGGACAACGAACTCATGCCGAAAGGCATCGAGAAATGGGACAAAGGCGGCGGCGGCATTGCCATGCAGGAGCATTTCGTGGCAGTGTCCAAATAA
- a CDS encoding 4Fe-4S dicluster domain-containing protein, with translation MSIYKIKLDKKRCIACQACEVHCKVKNHVPAGIQLNHIFVEGPKPRKDGRPEYAAKYQPCHMCKEPKCVPACPTGAMTMRESDGLVYVRAELCDGCKSCVEACPWSVPVFNELTGKIMKCDYCMDRIEEGLEPACVTGCTAKALSFTRA, from the coding sequence ATGAGCATCTACAAGATCAAGCTGGACAAGAAGCGCTGCATCGCCTGCCAGGCCTGCGAGGTGCACTGCAAGGTGAAGAACCACGTGCCCGCGGGCATCCAGCTCAACCACATCTTCGTGGAGGGGCCCAAGCCGCGCAAGGACGGCCGCCCGGAGTACGCCGCCAAGTACCAGCCCTGCCACATGTGCAAGGAGCCCAAGTGCGTGCCCGCGTGCCCCACCGGGGCCATGACCATGCGCGAGTCCGACGGCCTGGTCTACGTGCGCGCCGAGCTGTGCGACGGCTGCAAGTCCTGCGTCGAGGCCTGTCCCTGGAGCGTGCCGGTGTTCAACGAGCTGACCGGCAAGATCATGAAGTGCGACTACTGCATGGACCGCATCGAGGAGGGCCTTGAACCGGCGTGCGTCACCGGCTGCACGGCCAAGGCCCTGAGCTTCACGCGGGCCTGA
- a CDS encoding sulfite exporter TauE/SafE family protein, protein MVGACLWFQPAWADKLGDAIASAPQGPDAGQIDPSKPAGFLGIPGAPSVNLILAFVWAVWVGWIFSTVGAFGGVMAGVGHMSVFGLGAYAKTFKTSAPTLNKLATDSIRASNQFLVGTSALISSFNYWKMGRLVLPLAVALGAGSLLGAWGSATLSAGKISFSAYQGWFGLFVLVLGCYLFWETSGAGQASKKKAKAAAKAFEESVKKQKAGEQVDTKAMGVKTTKVSLTRCEFTFYGVEFAFNPLIPLLGGIAIAAVAAFLGVGGGFLLVPFLTSVAQLPMYLAAGTSALAVLISMITSIATLMTKGTPVDWSLIGLELVGIVVGSVIGPRTSKYFSDLWLKRLFIVLSLYVGIDYVLRGFFNYRIFG, encoded by the coding sequence ATGGTCGGGGCCTGTCTGTGGTTCCAGCCCGCCTGGGCCGACAAGCTCGGCGACGCCATCGCCAGCGCCCCGCAGGGCCCCGACGCCGGCCAGATCGATCCCAGCAAGCCGGCCGGCTTCCTGGGCATTCCCGGCGCTCCGAGCGTGAACCTCATCCTGGCCTTCGTCTGGGCCGTGTGGGTGGGCTGGATCTTCTCCACCGTGGGCGCGTTCGGCGGCGTCATGGCCGGCGTGGGCCACATGAGCGTGTTCGGTCTGGGCGCCTACGCCAAGACCTTCAAGACCAGCGCCCCGACGCTGAACAAGCTGGCCACCGACTCCATCCGCGCCTCCAACCAGTTCCTGGTCGGCACCTCGGCGCTCATCTCCTCCTTCAACTACTGGAAGATGGGCCGCCTGGTCCTGCCCCTGGCCGTGGCGTTGGGCGCGGGCTCGCTGCTGGGCGCCTGGGGCTCGGCCACGCTGTCCGCGGGCAAGATCTCCTTCTCCGCCTACCAGGGCTGGTTCGGCCTCTTCGTCCTGGTCCTCGGCTGCTACCTCTTCTGGGAGACCTCCGGCGCGGGACAGGCCAGCAAGAAGAAGGCCAAGGCCGCGGCCAAGGCCTTCGAGGAGTCGGTCAAGAAGCAGAAGGCCGGCGAGCAGGTGGACACCAAGGCCATGGGCGTGAAGACCACCAAGGTTTCGCTGACCCGCTGCGAGTTCACCTTCTACGGCGTCGAGTTCGCCTTCAACCCGCTGATCCCCCTGCTGGGCGGCATCGCCATCGCGGCCGTGGCGGCCTTCCTGGGCGTGGGCGGCGGCTTCCTGCTGGTGCCCTTCCTGACCAGCGTGGCCCAGCTGCCCATGTACCTGGCCGCGGGCACCTCGGCCCTGGCCGTGCTCATCTCCATGATCACGAGCATCGCCACCCTGATGACCAAGGGCACCCCGGTGGACTGGAGCCTCATCGGCCTTGAGCTGGTGGGCATCGTCGTGGGCTCGGTCATCGGCCCGCGCACCTCCAAGTACTTCTCCGACCTCTGGCTCAAGCGCCTGTTCATCGTGCTTTCGCTTTACGTCGGCATCGACTATGTGTTGAGGGGCTTCTTCAACTACCGCATCTTCGGCTAG
- a CDS encoding phosphate/phosphite/phosphonate ABC transporter substrate-binding protein, which translates to MRKEYWAVGLAALALLILAVGWDREEPATRVDLSRRVDITLKTQTEAITYAYLPQYSHSISFERHRLLVEYLSRVTGYPFRQVFPDTFDEHVKMVERGEIDISFSNPFIYIRLARAGARAFARIVEESGRPDFYSQIICRKDNRAIHTLEDCRGKRWIAVDPSSAGGFVFALDYFQSHGIKRGDFTEIAFAPGPGGKQEKVVLAVYAGKYDIGSVRNGTLELVKNKVDLDAIRVLAESRPYPGWVYAVRRGFDPNKLEAIREAMLRLDAGGPEAAAILEAAHFKGIIPATDADYDPIRSLAGRISQE; encoded by the coding sequence ATGCGCAAGGAGTACTGGGCCGTCGGCTTGGCCGCGCTGGCGCTGCTGATCCTGGCCGTGGGCTGGGACCGCGAGGAGCCCGCGACCCGCGTGGACCTCTCCCGGCGCGTGGACATCACGCTCAAGACCCAGACCGAGGCCATCACCTACGCCTATCTGCCCCAGTACTCCCACAGCATCTCCTTCGAACGCCACCGGCTCCTGGTGGAATATCTCTCCCGCGTCACGGGCTACCCCTTCCGCCAGGTCTTCCCGGACACCTTCGACGAACACGTGAAGATGGTCGAGCGCGGCGAAATCGACATCTCCTTCTCCAATCCCTTCATCTACATCCGTCTGGCCCGGGCCGGGGCGCGCGCCTTCGCCCGCATCGTGGAGGAATCCGGCAGGCCGGACTTCTACAGCCAGATCATCTGCCGCAAGGACAACCGCGCCATCCACACCCTGGAGGACTGCCGGGGCAAGCGTTGGATCGCCGTGGACCCCAGCTCGGCCGGGGGCTTCGTTTTCGCCCTGGACTATTTCCAGAGCCACGGCATCAAACGCGGCGACTTCACCGAGATCGCCTTCGCCCCCGGGCCCGGCGGCAAGCAGGAGAAGGTCGTGCTGGCGGTCTACGCGGGCAAGTACGACATCGGCTCGGTGCGCAACGGCACCCTGGAGCTGGTCAAGAACAAGGTGGACCTGGACGCCATCCGCGTCCTGGCCGAGAGCCGCCCCTATCCCGGCTGGGTCTACGCCGTCCGGCGCGGATTCGACCCGAATAAGCTGGAAGCCATCCGCGAGGCCATGCTGCGCCTGGACGCGGGCGGCCCCGAAGCGGCGGCCATCCTGGAGGCGGCGCATTTCAAGGGCATCATCCCGGCCACGGACGCGGACTACGACCCCATCCGCAGCCTGGCCGGACGCATCTCGCAGGAGTAG
- a CDS encoding ATP-binding protein — MHALQRLKFSTKINLGTTGIVLFLSLVMGAPVARVASQALVDEVKMRGRVLAESLSVRSADPVLAQDFLRLKNLVDDLRGVSGDIEYAFILDKAGGVLAHSYPKGFPVDLITANAPGPGGALSVRLLDSGDERIYDFAVPVRVAGESFGTARVGLSWSRARAPVERLGGIILGLAGGGLFVSVVLSTIFARQVTRRLNVLRTHAAEMVTGNLDMQAGGELARNCWDIMDCDRKECPAYGDKRRRCWYVAGTLCLECDGGPFPQKLESCRECPVYLTNAGDEIQDLTETFDAMAMTLKTHIAELREAEKVLTRQQQIMRTILDVTPDLVSLLDEHLVYQACNRAFAASVSREVDEVVGKTDADLFPAELAAGRTEANRRVLVTGERFQTETRREAGHGERWFHTVQVPVFDRDGRIVGVLRTARDVTQIKDYQDQLIQAQKMESLGKLAGGVAHEINTPLGIILGYAQLLQEDVPEGQVREDLGTIERQAKVCRKIVADLLGFSRQSRSAKRDMCLNNSVMETVTLVRHSFELDRVRIVTDLDERMPVLYGDPDKLRQVWMNLLTNARDAMPGGGMVFVRTRLDTGAQKVTVWVADTGSGIEPAILGRIFDPFFSTKPVGKGTGLGLAVSFGIIKEHGGDISAHSPAPADFGLPRGEAAGEQGAGSVFEVALPLDHGERDDEAAPEDGGAAKKE; from the coding sequence ATGCACGCCCTGCAGCGCCTGAAGTTCAGCACCAAGATCAACCTCGGCACCACCGGGATCGTGCTCTTCCTGAGCCTGGTCATGGGCGCGCCCGTGGCCCGGGTGGCCTCCCAGGCCCTGGTGGACGAGGTCAAGATGCGCGGCCGCGTGCTGGCCGAGAGCCTCTCCGTGCGTTCGGCCGATCCGGTCCTGGCCCAGGACTTCCTGCGGCTCAAGAACCTCGTGGACGATCTGCGCGGGGTGAGCGGGGACATCGAGTACGCCTTCATCCTGGACAAGGCGGGCGGCGTCCTGGCCCACAGCTATCCCAAGGGCTTTCCCGTGGACCTCATCACCGCCAACGCCCCCGGACCGGGCGGGGCGTTGTCCGTGCGCCTGCTGGACAGCGGGGACGAGCGCATCTACGACTTCGCCGTGCCCGTGCGCGTGGCCGGGGAGTCCTTCGGCACGGCCCGGGTAGGCCTGTCCTGGAGCCGGGCGCGGGCCCCGGTGGAGCGCCTGGGCGGGATCATCCTGGGGCTGGCCGGAGGCGGGCTGTTCGTCTCGGTGGTGCTCTCGACCATCTTCGCCCGCCAGGTGACCCGGCGCTTGAACGTCCTGCGCACCCACGCCGCCGAGATGGTCACCGGCAACCTGGACATGCAGGCGGGCGGGGAACTGGCCCGCAACTGCTGGGACATCATGGACTGCGACCGCAAGGAGTGCCCGGCCTACGGGGACAAGCGGCGGCGCTGCTGGTACGTGGCCGGAACCCTCTGTCTGGAGTGCGACGGCGGGCCCTTCCCCCAGAAGCTGGAGTCCTGCCGGGAGTGCCCGGTGTATCTGACCAACGCGGGCGACGAGATCCAGGACCTCACCGAGACCTTCGACGCCATGGCCATGACGCTCAAGACCCACATCGCCGAGCTGCGCGAGGCCGAGAAGGTCCTCACCCGCCAGCAGCAGATCATGCGCACCATCCTGGACGTGACCCCGGACCTGGTCAGCCTGCTGGACGAACACCTCGTATACCAGGCCTGCAACCGGGCCTTCGCGGCCTCGGTCTCGCGCGAGGTGGACGAGGTGGTGGGCAAGACCGACGCCGACCTCTTCCCCGCCGAACTGGCGGCCGGGCGCACCGAGGCCAACCGCCGCGTCCTGGTCACGGGCGAGCGCTTCCAGACCGAGACCCGCCGCGAGGCCGGGCACGGCGAGCGCTGGTTCCACACCGTGCAGGTGCCGGTCTTCGACCGCGACGGCCGCATCGTGGGCGTGCTGCGCACGGCCCGCGACGTGACCCAGATCAAGGACTACCAGGACCAGCTCATCCAGGCCCAGAAGATGGAATCCCTGGGCAAGCTGGCCGGGGGCGTGGCCCACGAGATCAACACTCCCCTGGGGATCATCCTGGGCTATGCCCAGCTCCTCCAGGAGGACGTGCCCGAGGGCCAGGTGCGCGAGGACCTCGGCACCATCGAGCGCCAGGCCAAGGTCTGCCGCAAGATCGTGGCCGACCTGCTGGGCTTCTCGCGCCAGTCGCGCAGCGCCAAGCGGGACATGTGCCTGAACAACTCGGTCATGGAGACCGTGACCCTGGTGCGGCACTCCTTCGAACTGGACCGGGTGCGCATCGTCACGGACCTGGACGAGCGCATGCCGGTGCTCTACGGCGACCCGGACAAGCTGCGTCAGGTCTGGATGAACCTGCTGACCAACGCCCGCGACGCCATGCCGGGCGGGGGCATGGTTTTCGTCCGCACGAGACTGGACACCGGGGCCCAAAAGGTGACAGTCTGGGTGGCGGACACCGGCTCGGGCATCGAACCGGCCATCCTGGGGCGCATTTTCGATCCGTTCTTCAGCACCAAACCCGTGGGCAAGGGAACGGGCCTGGGACTGGCGGTGTCCTTCGGCATCATCAAGGAGCACGGGGGGGACATCTCGGCCCACAGCCCGGCGCCCGCGGATTTCGGACTGCCCCGGGGGGAGGCGGCCGGTGAACAGGGTGCGGGCTCGGTGTTCGAGGTGGCTCTTCCCCTGGATCACGGGGAGCGGGACGACGAGGCGGCGCCGGAGGATGGCGGCGCGGCGAAAAAGGAGTGA
- a CDS encoding response regulator, producing MADIIVLDDISDAGVLVKRILERGGHKVTSFTEEEDALAFVRKNKPDLAILDMKLKKMTGVEVLEEIRKLSPGTKAIMLTGYPTLETAREALRLGASEYCVKPIDKGELEAKVAEVLAG from the coding sequence ATGGCCGACATCATCGTGCTGGACGATATTTCGGACGCGGGCGTCCTGGTCAAACGCATCCTTGAGCGCGGGGGACACAAGGTCACGTCCTTCACCGAGGAGGAGGACGCCCTGGCCTTCGTGCGCAAGAACAAGCCCGATTTGGCCATCCTGGACATGAAGCTGAAGAAGATGACCGGCGTGGAGGTGCTGGAGGAGATCCGCAAGCTCTCGCCCGGCACCAAGGCCATCATGCTTACCGGCTATCCCACGCTGGAGACGGCCCGCGAGGCCCTGCGCCTGGGAGCCAGCGAATACTGCGTGAAGCCCATCGACAAGGGCGAGCTGGAGGCCAAGGTGGCCGAAGTGCTGGCCGGATAG